A genomic window from Geotrypetes seraphini chromosome 18, aGeoSer1.1, whole genome shotgun sequence includes:
- the LOC117351848 gene encoding protocadherin alpha-2-like, translating to MAISYRLEAWKKKFVYCLYFISLSDIVHGQIRYTILEELDRGSFIGNIGKDFGMDSSKRKSRGLRIISGPRKEYIAVNMENGYLFVNEKIDREELCGQNLRCSLNVEAIIDNPLEMHRIEVEILDVNDHSPVFPVKDMLFNVSELALLGTRFPLEKAQDPDVGINSLQTYQLTANEYFELEVQENSDGSKSAELVLNKALDRELQSFHQLKLIAFDGGNPRKSSDLNILINVLDTNDNAPVFDQSVYRAKILENAPKGSLVIKLNATDLDEGQNGEIRYYFGNMVPLKIQKKFGIHSMSGEIITQEVLDFEDINLYEIQVSAIDKGPVGMETHCKVLIDLIDVNDNAPEVTIRSISSPVAEDTKPGTVIALFAISDKDSGVNGKITSRISHILPFTLQNSFNNYYSLILKEPLDRETVEQYNISITTTDQGSPSLSTTTVITVKVSDVNDNKPQFTQPKYIIYVTENNIPGTSIYAISAVDSDLNENGSIRYSTLGSETHDNFVSINPKTGEVYALKSFDFEDRSHFQFEVLAEDGGVQSLKNNASVDIFIVDANDNPPLVLPSPSRKEFVYIESIPLSAPVGYFVSKVRAVDMDSGYNAWLSYHLLQNSTSLFHVGLYTGEIRTVRSFRENEEKLQKLAILVKDHGKPALSSTITLNIILKENIEKELPDFIQDSNNKTIISDLNLYLVISIAFISFLFLITVITYTILRMSRARSSFMEYTQPPCPGTGGSWCYSQNQLCKVRLSAEVSKSDCMVFNRHSLNSSGNEVEIKPTTPETNQVLDRGNLLVSICNKVRQALKVNISF from the coding sequence ATGGCGATTTCATACCGCTTGGAAGCCTGGAAAAAGAAATTCGTCTATTGCCTGTATTTCATTTCCTTATCGGATATCGTCCATGGACAGATCCGCTATACAATTCTAGAAGAACTGGATCGAGGCTCTTTTATAGGGAACATTGGCAAAGATTTTGGAATGGATAGCAGCAAACGCAAATCTCGAGGACTGAGAATTATCTCCGGGCCCAGGAAAGAGTACATTGCGGTAAATATGGAAAATGGCTATTTATTTGTCAATGAGAAAATCGACAGAGAGGAGCTTTGTGGACAGAACTTGAGATGCTCTTTGAATGTAGAAGCTATAATAGATAATCCCTTAGAAATGCATAGAATTGAAGTGGAGATTTTAGATGTGAATGACCATTCCCCTGTTTTTCCCGTGAAAGATATGCTTTTTAACGTATCTGAATTGGCTTTGCTTGGGACTCGTTTTCCACTGGAGAAAGCTCAAGATCCCGATGTGGGTATTAATTCCCTTCAAACCTACCAGCTCACTGCAAATGAATATTTTGAACTAGAGGTTCAAGAAAACAGCGATGGCAGTAAATCCGCAGAACTTGTGCTGAATAAGGCATTAGATCGGGAGCTGCAGAGCTTCCATCAGCTCAAGCTAATAGCGTTTGATGGCGGAAACCCAAGGAAGTCAAGCGACCTTAACATTTTGATCAATGTTTTAGATACAAACGACAATGCTCCTGTGTTTGATCAGTCTGTCTATCGGGCTAAAATATTGGAAAATGCACCTAAAGGAAGTTTGGTAATAAAACTTAATGCAACTGATTTGGATGAGGGACAAAATGGCGAAATAAGGTATTATTTTGGTAATATGGTTCCTCTTAAAATACAGAAAAAGTTTGGAATCCATTCTATGAGCGGAGAAATTATCACTCAAGAGGTCCTGGATTTTGAAGACATTAATCTGTATGAAATTCAGGTTTCAGCCATTGACAAGGGCCCAGTTGGAATGGAAACTCATTGTAAGGTCCTAATAGACCTCATAGATGTCAATGACAATGCTCCAGAAGTAACCATTAGGTCAATAAGCAGCCCTGTTGCAGAAGATACTAAGCCAGGAACTGTTATAGCTTTATTTGCGATATCAGATAAAGATTCTGGAGTTAACGGCAAAATAACGTCCAGAATATCTCATATCCTTCCATTTACTCTTCAAAACTCCTTCAACAATTATTACTCTTTGATTTTGAAAGAACCATTGGACCGTGAAACGGTGGAGCAGTACAACATCTCCATCACGACCACTGACCAAGGCTCTCCTTCGCTGTCCACTACTACAGTCATCACAGTGAAAGTATCTGACGTGAACGATAACAAACCTCAATTTACTCAACCAAAGTACATAATATATGTGACGGAAAACAATATCCCTGGAACCTCCATATATGCAATTTCTGCTGTTGATTCTGACTTAAACGAAAATGGTTCTATAAGATATTCTACTTTGGGGAGTGAAACTCACGATAACTTTGTTTCCATAAACCCTAAAACTGGTGAAGTCTATGCTTTGAAATCTTTTGATTTTGAAGACAGAAGCCATTTTCAGTTTGAAGTTCTGGCAGAAGATGGCGGTGTTCAATCGCTGAAAAACAACGCATCTGTTGATATATTTATAGTAGATGCAAATGATAATCCTCCCCTCGTCCTGCCTTCTCCTTCTAGAAAGGAGTTTGTCTATATCGAGTCAATCCCTCTTTCTGCACCAGTTGGTTACTTCGTGTCGAAAGTAAGAGCGGTAGATATGGACAGTGGATACAACGCGTGGTTATCttatcatttacttcaaaacTCGACTTCCCTGTTCCACGTGGGGCTTTATACAGGGGAGATCAGGACAGTTCGCTCCTTTAGAGAAAATGAAGAAAAGCTTCAAAAACTGGCCATTCTTGTAAAGGATCATGGGAAACCTGCACTGTCTTCTACAATAACTCTTAATATTATATTAAAAGAAAATATAGAAAAGGAATTACCTGATTTCATTCAAGACTCCAACAATAAGACcattatttctgatctgaatctttatttagttatttccattgcttttatCTCCTTTTTGTTTCTCATAACGGTGATCACCTACACTATACTGAGAATGAGCAGAGCTAGGAGCAGCTTCATGGAGTATACTCAGCCTCCATGTCCAGGCACCGGTGGAAGCTGGTGCTACTCTCAAAACCAGCTGTGTAAGGTGAGACTTAGTGCAGAGGTGTCTAAAAGTGACTGCATGGTTTTTAATAGGCACTCTCTAAACTCTTCTGGAAATGAAGTAGAAATCAAACCTACAACTCCAGAAACTAATCAAGTGCTGGACAGAGGAAACTTGTTAGTCTCCATCTGCAATAAGGTAAGACAGGCTTTAAAAGTCAAcatttcattttaa